TTGATAATGATATCGCAATTTTTTCTATGCTATTGTATTACCAAAAAAAAGAATCGTTATTTATCTTTCTTTTTTGTAAGTTACTTACATATGATCTCAATCAATACAGAATAAATACTTATTTTTATAATCAATATCAAAGTTTTTTACTAATATTAGTTGGTCATTGCAAAACGCGTTTTATTAAAACACTTTTAAATTTATAAACCTTTGGAGAAATATATGACGGTAAGTAACGTTGCTGAATTAGATGCTATGGTTGCTCGTGTAAAAGCGGCACAACAAGAATATGCAACTTTTTCACAAGAGCAAGTAGATAAAATATTCCGCGCAGCTTCTTTGGCGGCTTCTACAGCTCGCATCGAACTAGCAAAAATGGCAGCAGAAGAGTCTGGCATGGGTATAATGGAAGATAAAGTAATTAAAAACCACTTTGCTTCAGAATTTATCTACAACAAATATAAAGACGAATTGACTTGTGGTGTTATTGCTCGCAATGAAGAAGGCGGCACGATAACAATCGCAGAACCTGTAGGTATCGTTTGTGCTATCGTACCAACAACAAACCCAACTTCTACAGCAATTTTTAAAGCGCTTATCTGTTTAAAAACACGTAATGGCTGTATCTTTTCTCCACACCCACGCGCTAAAAATGCAACTAACTATGCAGCTAAATTAGTATTAGATGCAGCGATTAAAGCGGGTGCTCCAAAAGATATTATTGGTTGGATCGATGTACCATCTGTTGATCTTTCTAACAAGCTAATGAAACATGACGACATCAACCTTATCCTAGCGACTGGTGGTCCAGGTATGGTTAAAGCTGCATACTCTTCAGGTAAGCCAGCTATCGGTGTTGGTGCTGGTAACACACCAGTAGTAATCGATGAAACTGCAGATATTAAACGTGCTGTTTCTTCAATCTTAATGTCTAAAACTTTCGATAACGGTGTAATCTGTGCTTCTGAGCAAGCGGCAATCGTTGTTGAATCTGTTTACGATGCAGTTAAAGCGCGCTTCATGAAATATGGCGCAGCTGTACTAAGCAACGCAGACGCAGACAAAGTACGTAAAGTACTAATGATCGATGGTGCGTTAAACGCAAAAATTGTTGGTCAACCAGCATACAAAATTGCTGCACTAGCAGGCGTTAAAGTACCAACATCAACTAAAATCTTAATTGGTGAAGGTCTTGAAGCTTCATGGGATGACGAGTTTGCACATGAAAAACTTTCTCCAACTTTAGGTCTATTCAAAGCGAAAAACTACGAAGATGCAGTGCGTCAAGCTGGTATCGTGTTAGATATAGGTGGTGTTGGTCATACTTCAGTACTTTATACAGACCAAGATGCAAACAAAGATCGTATTGCTTACTTTGGCGATAAAATGAAAACCGCGCGTATTCTTATCAATACTCCATCTTCACACGGTGGTATCGGTGACCTTTACAACTTCGAACTAGCACCATCTCTAACATTAGGTTGTGGTTCATGGGGCGGTAACGCGATTTCTGAAAACGTAGGTCCAAAACACCTTATCAATAAGAAAACTGTTGCATTGAGAGCTGAAAATATGTTGTGGCATAAACTACCAAAATCAATCTACTTCCGTCGTGGCTGTCTACCTGTTGCAATGACAGACCTTGAAGGCAAAAAACGTGCTCTAATCGTGACAGACCGTTTCCTATTCAACAATGGTTATATTGATGACCTACGTGCTATCTTAAAAGATAAAGGCATGGAAGTTGAAGTATTCCACGAAGTAGAAGCGGATCCAACATTAAGTGTTGTTAAAGCAGGTGCTGCTGCATGTGCTAGCTACCAACCAGATGTTATTTTAGCTGTTGGTGGTGGTTCACCGATGGATGCTGCAAAAATCATGTGGGTTATGTATGAACACCCAGAAACAGATTTTGAAGATCTATCTATGCGCTTTATGGATATCCGTAAACGTATTTACAAATTCCCTAAAATGGGTGCAAAAGCTGAACTAGTATGTATCACTACAACATCTGGTACAGGTTCTGAAGTAACACCGTTTGCGGTTGTAACTGATGACGCTACTGGTCAAAAATACCCATTAGCAGATTACGAATTAACTCCAAACATGGCGGTTGTTGATGCTAACCTTGTAATGGATATGCCTAAATCACTATGTGCATTTGGTGGTTACGATGCAGTGACTCACGCAATGGAAGCTTATGTTTCTGTATTAGCAAATGAATATTCTGACGGTCATGCGTTACAAGCTCTTAAATTACTTAAAGAATACCTACCAAGCTCTTACGCTAACGGTAAAAAAGATCCGATTGCTCGTGAAAAAGTTCACAATGCAGCAACAATCGCAGGTATGTCTTTTGCTAATGCATTCTTGGGTGTATGTCACTCAATGGCGCATAAACTAGGTGCTGAATTCCATATTCCACACGGTTTAGCAAACGCATTATTAATTGCAAACACAGTTCGTTACAATGCAACTAATAACCCAACTAAACAAACTGCATTCTCTCAATACGACCGTCCTAAAGCACGCGCTCGTTATGCTGAAGTTGCTGCACATTTAGGTTTCACTAAAGGTAACACTGAAGATAAACTTAATGCGCTATTAAACTGGTTAGAAGAGTTAAAAGTGGCTCTTGATATTCCACTTTCAATTCAAGCAGCTGGCGTTAATGAAGCTGACTTCTTAGCAAAAGTTGACGAATTAGCACTACATGCATTTGATGACCAATGTACTGGTGCAAATCCACGTTACCCATTAGTTTCTGAGCTAAAAGAAGTGTTAATTGCTTCTTACTACGGTCGTGCTTATGTAGACGTGGTTGACGCTCCAGAAGTTGAAGTTAAAGAAGAAAAGAAAGCTAAATAATCTTTATTTCTTAACTTAATATCGAATAAAGCCTGCTTAATAGCAGGCTTTTTTTTACCGTAAAATTAGATTTTCACTATTATTTTCTCATTTTTCAAACAAACAACACGACAGCACTTAATAACAGATCCTATAAAGGGGGGGGGAGTATGGAAGCTTTTTGGTCTGGTTTATTGTTAGGCTTATCCTTGATATTGGCAATTGGTGCACAAAACGCCTTCGTATTAAAGCAGGGATTGCAAAAAAAACATGTTTTTTGGGTCTGTTTGATTTGTGCTTTTTCGGATGCAATACTAATTTATTTGGGGATATTTGGATTAAGCAACATGATTAATCAGCTACCGTTATTGGAGAGTATTGCACGTTACGCTGGCTTTGCTTTTTTAGCTGTTTATGGGGTACAAAGTTTATTTTCTGCATGGACAAAAGAACATACCTTACAAGCAGCAGCAGAGATACAAAGTTCGCCATGGAAAACATGCCTTACATGCTTAGCCTTTACTTGGTTAAACCCTCATGTTTACTTAGATACGGTTTTTTTATTAGGTACTATATCTAGCCAATATGAAGGGCATAAATCCTATTTTGCAGCAGGTGCTATTTCAGCCTCTTTTGTATTCTTTTTTAGTTTAGGTTATGGAGCTAGAGTACTAACGCCATTCTTTTCTAAAGCAAGCTCATGGAAGATATTAGAAACAGTTGTCGGCATTATTATGTTAACGATTGCCTTCAATTTACTTTTTTAAAAGAGCTATTTTAGCTAAACGTTAGTTTTATAATAAAGGACTAAAAAGATACAGTGTGCCTTCTAATAATTTTTTAAAGTAACTACGCTTTTTCCACTCTAATAATGAGATTTGCTTCGAAGCCAACAGATATTGCTTTTGTAACGTTAACAACTCACTAGAAAAATCCCCATCATCGATTAACATTGTCATTTCAAAATTAAGCCAAAAACTACGCCTGTCTAAGTTAACAGTCCCTAATAAAGCTATTTTTTCATCGATAACAATACTTTTCGTATGCAGCAAGCCACCATAAAACTTATAAACTTGTGCTCCTGCAGTTAACAATTCATCAAAAAAAGCACGAGAAGCATACTTCACCATAAATGAGTCATTTTTAGCTGGAATAATAATTTTAACATCAACACCACGTAACGCAGCGACCTGCAAAGCCGCTAATAAGCTTTCATCGGGGACAAAATATGGCGTAGTAAGAACAAGGCTGTGCTTAGCCTCATAGATAGCGGTCAGAAAAACCTGATGGATACTCGCCTCGCCAAATTCAGGGCCCGATGGAATGAGTTGTGATTTTTGTTTACCTACTGAGGGAAATCGCCCCTTTTCAGACAAGGGTAAAGGGATTTTGTTATCCGTTTCTAAGAACCAGTCCCAAACAAAAAGCCCTTGCATTAATTGTACGATAGGACCTTCACAACGTACCATGATATCAACCCACTCACCAAAACCTTGCTTCGTTTTAAAAAAAACGGGATCGACTAAGTTCATACTGCCTGTATATGCAACATGATCATCAATACAAACAAGTTTACGGTGCATCCTTAAATCCTGTCGTTGAAATAGCAAACGAAACCAACCAACCGGTAAGGCTTCAACCACTTCGACGCCAGCTTTACGTAATTTTTTCGGCATTTTACTATTAAAAAAATCATGGCTACCTACCGAATCAAGCAATAACTTACACTTAACCCCTCGCTGAGCTGCATTCATTAAAGCCTCTAAGAGCGGATCAATTAATCCGCCCTCTTTACATAAATAAAAAAGAAGATAGCAGGTTGACTGTGACCTGTTTATTTCTTCAGTTATTTCAATCAAGATTTTTTTCGTTGTAGGCAACAGAATATGATTATTACCCTTTAACATAGGCATGCCAGTATAGGATTCAACAAAAGCTTGCATTGATCTGGCTAGGTATGAGGCATCGTTTAAGCTTTGCCTATTACTGGTGGGTTCATTACGTAGCCAATCTTTAAACTGTGTACCAATTTGCTGACGACGTTCCTCTTTTTTTACCTAGGTGTAACTCACCTAAAATAAAATAACTAATCATGCCAAATAATGGTAATACGAAGATTAAAAACAACCAGGCCAAAGTGATCCCACTGGCTCTGCGTTTGAGAATAATGCGCAAGGTAGTTAATATTAATAATGAAAAATAAAGAAAGGCATATAGCGCCACATATAAGCTGTTATCTTGCCAATTTAAAGTCCAAGATAAATTATCCATTATGTACGGCCTTCAAAATATAAGATTTGAGAAACACTATTTACGTTTATTACAGCGCAAATAGAATGTTGCTTCATTTGCCTTCATAGGTTTAACTTGCAAGTTACCTTGTACTGTATCGATTAATGGCTCAGATGAAAAACAGGCTTGCTGCACATCATCAAGCCCCTCACTAACCAAATCAATCCCAAGACAATGAGATAGTGTCATAATAGACTTAATCATCGCTTCTGCAACGATTCCTCCGGGCATCGTTTTTGTGTAATCCTTGGATATTTTTAATTTTTCAATCTGCAGCTTTTCAATGAGTGGTATTAGCGAAATATCAGCACCGAAATTATCCACCGTTAGTGCAAAACCTAACTTACTAATATTAATTAAATTTTCATGCACAACATAGTTGTCACTATTAAATATTTTTTCGTTTATCTCAAATTCTAGGCAACGACTAGTACATTTGCTTTCCTTTAAAATAACTTGTAAATCAGAGATAAAAGAGATCTGCTCTAATTGAATTCGTGACAAGTTAATAGTGATACGCCCAAAATTAATATTTTGTTTTTGCCAAATAACCGCCTGGTCAGCAGCTGTTCTTATCATTTTCAAGCCGATAGGTACTAACATTCCCCGTTCTTCAGCAAGCATTAAAAAACGCTCAGGAAGCAACACGCCGTGTTTAGGGTGATTCCAACGTAATAAACTTTCTAAAGCAACGACCTGACGTTTATTAAGGTCATATTGTGGCTGGTAATAGAGTTCAAACTGATCAAGAAGTAACCCCTGTTGTAATTCTCCTTCAAAGTCGAGTTGCTGCTTAGAATATTTCGTTAGGGTTTCTGTATAGAAATGATAAGCATGGGTTCTATCTTTTCTTCCTCTTAACATCGCTTTTTCTGCACTAATTAAAAGTGCATCCGCATCATATCCATCATCAGGATAAATACTAATCCCTATCATGGCAGACAAACTAACCTCAACATTATCAATTAGATATGGCGATTTAAAACATTCAGCAATTTCATGGGCAAGGAAAGCAACATCTTGTTCATTCTCTAACTCATCAACAATAACGACCAATTCATCTCCCCATAATCGTGCCAAAGTGTATTTTTCACCCACGCAAAGCTTTAACCGTTTGGCACTCTCTTTTAAAATAGAATCTCCTTCATTATGACCATACTGTTCATTAATTATCTTAACGCTAGTTATCTTAATAAGCATAACTGCAACCGCGGATTCATTATAGTTAGCACGAGCAATAACATCCTCAATGCGCCTAAATAAAGCAATACGGTTCAGTAACCCCGTGAGAGGATCATGTTTAGATAAGTACTTAATTTTTTCTTCTGCAGATTTGTTTTGAGTTAAATCAGTAAAGGAGTAGACATGGTTTACCATGTTTTCTTGCTCATGCCTTACTACATGAACCTCAAG
This window of the Psychromonas sp. MME1 genome carries:
- a CDS encoding EAL domain-containing protein, which translates into the protein MSDNVKMVLYVGHNIELAKTMFSLSNSGFLDIDHLTNVADIYSTLSSNIYTHFICELNIDNKLRLHIADSFPRLNCIYLNRIDSASHGVTLPFIDRVLTDEIKITLDALTIPIYLKSREGDYLACNQSYANLLGLTAKQVIGKKAGDILPKNLLHHVEEIDKKIFTERGVHFYEYTFDDTSGKPLNVCFRKEVVGDGEVQIGIVFDISDNIKTKKLLEQEQIMLRASADSSNDLIFFKDLQSRFLGCNKQFEKFVGASEEAIIGKTDEQLFAIEQALMCVKQDRHVMSTKEIYHGEEYLTYNDGVRHFIAMKKEPLLDKFGHVQGLIGIGRDITAHHLLEKQLKIANVVFENSNDSIFVTDANGIILSANQSSMRISGYARNELLSQHIHLLSSHLHNKTFYAEIAQALKTQRCWLGDITYQTKNGNIYYAWLEVHVVRHEQENMVNHVYSFTDLTQNKSAEEKIKYLSKHDPLTGLLNRIALFRRIEDVIARANYNESAVAVMLIKITSVKIINEQYGHNEGDSILKESAKRLKLCVGEKYTLARLWGDELVVIVDELENEQDVAFLAHEIAECFKSPYLIDNVEVSLSAMIGISIYPDDGYDADALLISAEKAMLRGRKDRTHAYHFYTETLTKYSKQQLDFEGELQQGLLLDQFELYYQPQYDLNKRQVVALESLLRWNHPKHGVLLPERFLMLAEERGMLVPIGLKMIRTAADQAVIWQKQNINFGRITINLSRIQLEQISFISDLQVILKESKCTSRCLEFEINEKIFNSDNYVVHENLINISKLGFALTVDNFGADISLIPLIEKLQIEKLKISKDYTKTMPGGIVAEAMIKSIMTLSHCLGIDLVSEGLDDVQQACFSSEPLIDTVQGNLQVKPMKANEATFYLRCNKRK
- the cls gene encoding cardiolipin synthase, which translates into the protein MGTQFKDWLRNEPTSNRQSLNDASYLARSMQAFVESYTGMPMLKGNNHILLPTTKKILIEITEEINRSQSTCYLLFYLCKEGGLIDPLLEALMNAAQRGVKCKLLLDSVGSHDFFNSKMPKKLRKAGVEVVEALPVGWFRLLFQRQDLRMHRKLVCIDDHVAYTGSMNLVDPVFFKTKQGFGEWVDIMVRCEGPIVQLMQGLFVWDWFLETDNKIPLPLSEKGRFPSVGKQKSQLIPSGPEFGEASIHQVFLTAIYEAKHSLVLTTPYFVPDESLLAALQVAALRGVDVKIIIPAKNDSFMVKYASRAFFDELLTAGAQVYKFYGGLLHTKSIVIDEKIALLGTVNLDRRSFWLNFEMTMLIDDGDFSSELLTLQKQYLLASKQISLLEWKKRSYFKKLLEGTLYLFSPLL
- a CDS encoding PLDc N-terminal domain-containing protein, with product MDNLSWTLNWQDNSLYVALYAFLYFSLLILTTLRIILKRRASGITLAWLFLIFVLPLFGMISYFILGELHLGKKRGTSSANWYTV
- a CDS encoding LysE/ArgO family amino acid transporter — encoded protein: MEAFWSGLLLGLSLILAIGAQNAFVLKQGLQKKHVFWVCLICAFSDAILIYLGIFGLSNMINQLPLLESIARYAGFAFLAVYGVQSLFSAWTKEHTLQAAAEIQSSPWKTCLTCLAFTWLNPHVYLDTVFLLGTISSQYEGHKSYFAAGAISASFVFFFSLGYGARVLTPFFSKASSWKILETVVGIIMLTIAFNLLF
- the adhE gene encoding bifunctional acetaldehyde-CoA/alcohol dehydrogenase, which produces MTVSNVAELDAMVARVKAAQQEYATFSQEQVDKIFRAASLAASTARIELAKMAAEESGMGIMEDKVIKNHFASEFIYNKYKDELTCGVIARNEEGGTITIAEPVGIVCAIVPTTNPTSTAIFKALICLKTRNGCIFSPHPRAKNATNYAAKLVLDAAIKAGAPKDIIGWIDVPSVDLSNKLMKHDDINLILATGGPGMVKAAYSSGKPAIGVGAGNTPVVIDETADIKRAVSSILMSKTFDNGVICASEQAAIVVESVYDAVKARFMKYGAAVLSNADADKVRKVLMIDGALNAKIVGQPAYKIAALAGVKVPTSTKILIGEGLEASWDDEFAHEKLSPTLGLFKAKNYEDAVRQAGIVLDIGGVGHTSVLYTDQDANKDRIAYFGDKMKTARILINTPSSHGGIGDLYNFELAPSLTLGCGSWGGNAISENVGPKHLINKKTVALRAENMLWHKLPKSIYFRRGCLPVAMTDLEGKKRALIVTDRFLFNNGYIDDLRAILKDKGMEVEVFHEVEADPTLSVVKAGAAACASYQPDVILAVGGGSPMDAAKIMWVMYEHPETDFEDLSMRFMDIRKRIYKFPKMGAKAELVCITTTSGTGSEVTPFAVVTDDATGQKYPLADYELTPNMAVVDANLVMDMPKSLCAFGGYDAVTHAMEAYVSVLANEYSDGHALQALKLLKEYLPSSYANGKKDPIAREKVHNAATIAGMSFANAFLGVCHSMAHKLGAEFHIPHGLANALLIANTVRYNATNNPTKQTAFSQYDRPKARARYAEVAAHLGFTKGNTEDKLNALLNWLEELKVALDIPLSIQAAGVNEADFLAKVDELALHAFDDQCTGANPRYPLVSELKEVLIASYYGRAYVDVVDAPEVEVKEEKKAK